One Chordicoccus furentiruminis DNA window includes the following coding sequences:
- a CDS encoding ArsB/NhaD family transporter — MKLFALVLFFAMYVVMIAFQKYRVPVVLTVAAVYILSGVLPAAAVPGAIDWNVLLMMAGTMVTVEYFIQSKMPNRIADILLDKSKNVMWVTIFMSLFAGVISAFIDNVATVLMVAPVGIAVCRKLKISPVPMILSIAVSSNLQGAATLVGDTTSIMLGSYAHMSFMDFFWMNGRPGIFFAVEFGALATIPIMMILFRDQKQPVSMDEKTAVEDHVPGVMLLVMIGALICASFIRNKPEVTNGVICVLVALITMADNYRRTRRKTNAKQAVRAIDVQTLLLLAGLFLVIGGVTEAGIIRDFANLIVKVGSGNLFLLYSIIVWGSVAISAFVDNIPYVATMLPVVSLAASSLGVEPYVFFFGLLCGATLGGNLTPIGASANIASVGLLKKHGWEVSFRDFMRIGVPFTLTAVTAGYAYIWLVWH, encoded by the coding sequence ATGAAACTGTTTGCTCTGGTCCTTTTCTTTGCGATGTATGTCGTGATGATCGCGTTTCAGAAGTACCGTGTCCCGGTGGTGCTCACTGTCGCTGCCGTCTATATTCTCTCCGGCGTGCTTCCGGCTGCGGCGGTACCGGGCGCGATCGACTGGAACGTGCTGCTGATGATGGCCGGCACGATGGTCACGGTGGAATATTTCATCCAGTCGAAGATGCCGAACCGGATCGCGGACATCCTGCTGGACAAATCGAAGAATGTGATGTGGGTCACGATCTTCATGTCGCTGTTCGCCGGCGTCATCTCGGCCTTTATCGACAATGTGGCGACCGTGCTGATGGTGGCGCCGGTCGGCATCGCGGTCTGCCGGAAGCTGAAGATTTCGCCGGTGCCGATGATCCTCTCGATTGCCGTTTCGTCCAATCTTCAGGGCGCGGCGACGCTGGTGGGCGATACCACATCCATCATGCTGGGCTCCTACGCGCATATGAGCTTCATGGATTTCTTCTGGATGAACGGAAGACCCGGGATTTTCTTCGCGGTGGAGTTCGGCGCGCTGGCGACGATCCCGATCATGATGATCCTTTTCCGGGATCAGAAGCAGCCGGTGTCGATGGATGAGAAGACAGCCGTGGAGGATCATGTGCCGGGCGTGATGCTGCTGGTGATGATCGGCGCGCTGATCTGCGCCTCCTTCATCCGGAATAAGCCGGAGGTGACCAACGGCGTCATCTGCGTGCTTGTCGCGCTGATCACGATGGCGGACAATTACCGCCGGACGCGCCGGAAGACCAACGCGAAGCAGGCGGTTCGCGCGATCGACGTGCAGACGCTGCTGCTTCTGGCCGGCCTTTTTCTCGTGATCGGAGGCGTTACGGAAGCGGGTATCATCCGGGATTTTGCGAATCTGATCGTGAAGGTGGGCAGCGGAAATCTCTTCCTGCTCTATTCGATCATCGTCTGGGGATCGGTGGCGATCTCGGCGTTCGTGGACAACATTCCCTATGTCGCGACGATGCTTCCGGTGGTATCCCTGGCGGCCTCGTCTCTGGGCGTCGAGCCTTATGTCTTCTTCTTCGGGCTTCTCTGCGGTGCGACGCTGGGCGGCAATCTGACGCCGATCGGCGCGTCAGCCAATATCGCGTCCGTGGGACTTCTGAAGAAGCATGGCTGGGAGGTCAGTTTCCGGGATTTCATGCGGATCGGCGTGCCCTTCACGCTGACCGCGGTGACCGCGGGGTATGCGTACATCTGGCTGGTCTGGCACTGA